A segment of the Mercurialis annua linkage group LG4, ddMerAnnu1.2, whole genome shotgun sequence genome:
ACCTCAAAATTTATAGTTTACAAGccttaaaattttcattttgtaaatttttttactaaattataataaaatatttatatcttttctcattttataaaacaattatggGACCGCAAAGGGATAAATTCAATGCTAATAATCTATATGTCAAATCTTCAAtgcttaataaaaattgaatgaaatttaattagaaCAACAAGAACAGGTAAAGAATGCATTTATCCAACAAGTTAGCGCATAGGACAAATTAATGCATTGCTTTCAACTCTTATTTCCATTGAATCTACACCATGCAATAAAATCAACTAtgcatttaatttaattaataaccataattaatttctataccagcaatacaaaacaaaagatTTCCACTTATATATAACATCTGCACAGTGCTTATGCTACTATGATCCCCTTTTGATCGATATTATCGGAAACTATTTCATTAATTATTGTTTCTCAATATCATcgccaaaaaataatttttatttttctgaatGGAGGCCAAACCGAAATCAGATATTCATCTTCCTCCTGGATTTAGGTTCCATCCATCTGATGAGGAGCTGATAGTGCACTACTTAAACAACAAAATTGCTTCAAATCCTCTTCCTGCTTCTGTTGTTGCTGACTTAGATCTCTATAAGTACAATCCATGGGACTTACCAagtatgtatatttatattaactGCACGTAGAGAGGAGGTGGGCGGCCGCCTCCCTTCTGCCGCTCAAAGACCTCCTAAGGGTAGCTCAATTGCTCGGGCCGTTATCCTAAGGATGCCGGTCATTTCTGCTATTTTCCCCCATCCCTATCCAATTTTTATCAAGTTTGTTCGGTCTTTTTTTCCAATGCCAAATGCGTCGCTTGGcctaaaagattaaaaaaaaaagttcatccTTTACTTACAAAATTTTCAAGTTATTTACTAATAAcaagtttttttttgaatagaGAAAGCTTGTTTTGGCAAAGAGGAATGGTATTTCTTTACACCAAGAGACAGAAAATATCCTAAAGGAGCAAGGCCTAATAGGACAGCAGCCTCGGGTTATTGGAAGGCCACCGGAACTGATAAACCGATTGTTACATCAGGGGGTATGAGTAGTATCGGAGTAAAGAAGGCGCTTGTGTTCTATAAAGGACGACCTCCTAAAGGAATTAAAACTAACTGGATCATGCATGAATATAGATCGCTTGATTCAGATTCGACCTGGCATGCTAAGAAAACAGACTCCATGAGGGTAAGTAATCATATGTTCATTAATATATCCGAAACTATTTTATCATATAGACGCAgtctaaacttttttatttgccGCTTGAATCTTAATTGACGcaaaatacatttattaattttatcatggTAGTGAATATTAAATCATTTTGTCAATTATTCATGGTACATGAATGCTTttactactagaaaacagcagAATTCAATAAAagcaaaatttattttctagacagaattattttatttcctgatgaaaaataaaactgGAGAATCCCGTAAATTCTAGTCGTAGATGACCAAAACATTTCCATTAATTTTATACGCAGCTAGATGATTGGGTGCTATGTCGAGTTAGACAAAAAAGCTGCTTTACAAAAAGCACTTGGGAAGATCAAAACGATGATCCAAGTTCTGAATCTCCAACCGCTGCAAATTACTTCCCGGAACAgaaccaaatgattaaaaccTATGATTACCCAATGTTGCCTTACATTTTCGCCTCTCAAGATTTTACTTACATTGACAAAGCCTCGTCCAGTGATAAGAATAATAATCTTCAATTCTCACTTGCTTGTTTCGACAATATGTTTAATCCGCAAAAAAGAAAGCATAAGAGTTGTATCCTACCAACCAAGAAGATTATAAAAGGAGCAGTGACTACTATAGAAAGCGGAGGAACCAGGTTAGATGAAATGGTCAGTAACAGTCATGTTGAATGGAATTCTCTCATGCAGTATCAACAGCTTCATCACTTGGCCTTCACAGGAAGTGAATAGAGCAACTACCAAAATGATAGGCATTTGTAAATATGTTTATGTATAATGTTTAATTACATActgtttaattataattagatcTCTgatgtatatatacatatacatttgtgatattttatataatatgaaGGCGAATTTTAGTGTTGTGATTGAAATCATCATAAGAACTATGTATAATAGCCTTGGTGTTTTCCAGTGTGTTTTACAGTTTGTAGTAAAAAAGAACACTGAAGATTGTGCATGTTTCTCCCATTTGATGTGCTTCAACTTCAAGTCTCAGTTGATCATTTTGTTGAAATCAGACTCTTGTTTTATTTAGCAGATTGTAATCAGTCATGTAAGTGAACTATTTTGAATAGAAAAAGTTGATTCTCACAGCATTTCAAAAACTGAACCAGAGGCCACCAAACTGATGTGGCCATTGAGTCACGTTTTAACCAATTAAATAAAGAGTAATACAAGTGTATATGTTCAAAATTTAAACACTTCAAAATCTAACTAGCAATGACTTGAAGTACCAAATTACCAATAGATAGATCACTctcactaattaataaaaactgaCGAATTTCCAATATAATCGGTTCaatgatttttatatttcaaagaGATGGAAccatatttttggtttttagaGAACAATAAAACCAGACTGACCTTCGATTCCTAgtcaaaccggttgaaccaaATGGTCCGGTTTGGTccttaaaagtttaaaacactATCTATATGCATTGGGTACTAGGAAGCTAAAGTCTCTATCGGACTGAAGAGCAAATTCACCACCTTGGCTGATTTCCAATGGAAACAGTATTAGCAAAAATGATAACCACGATTGAGTACTGCAGGCATAGTTTTGCGAGGCAAAAATGTTTCTACAACGCTTTAGAGGCCAGTCAGTGATCTTTAATTAGAAAAGACACAAGAACAAACACAACCTTAGAATTTAATGGCTCAACTCAATTAATCAATTCTATAAAAATGGTTCAATCATTAGAAAATTTCTACTAAAACTCTCACCAGCTAGAAGTCTAATGATTCAAGAATAAATGAAACAATATAATATATCACTGATTACTTAGTTAACTCTTTACATGAATGACAAAAAAGAATATTTCCAAGCATACAAGAGACAAATTAAGTGTAAATGCACACGCACCAATAAGAAGTCCTCCAAATTCAGATAAATGCCAGAACAAGCTAGCACAACAACACCAAGAAAATAGGTTGAACAACGAATTGTGTTTGACACATCACTTCTTCAGCACACTGCAAAACAAAGGTGCTTTATAAAATACAGTTACCAATTGAAAACCAACATTACAGGAAATAATTGCGGTTTATTTGTCATGATAAGTTTAAGCAAGCAGCATTGAGATCTCAGGATACTAACGGCACTTTGAAGAATGTTATAATAAAAGCAATTGACTGAAATTAATTAGTAAACTAAGCATTACTTCATTTGGACGGTTGGACTCTTGAAAACAGGGTGATAATTAAATCCCTATGAAGCATTACTGCATCCCTTAGTAGTTAACTTCATTTCATCCCTGGAGAAGgtgattaattatttagtaaattaaagTTCATTTTGTAATATATGTTCTACCTCTCCAGAAGGCATTACTTCATCCCTGGTTTCTAAAAGGTTCACCTAATACTTGTATGATTTCGAATTAAGGTTCTTTCATTAGTTTACAAATCCAATAGAGTAATAAACCAAGTCAGAGTCTTACAACACTGACTTCCCTAAAAGAAAGCTGGCCACACAGAGAAACTAGCACACTTGTTTTGCATATCAATAATAGTACAATTTGTTCTTGGGAGTAGAAATTATACTTACTTGTATAAATAGGCAGCGATTCCCAGAATTACGCATAGCAAAATAATATCAATGCAAAAATTTCTGCTAGATCTCAACTGGAAGAGAAGAAAAATACTTGTAAATCAGCATCAGGCTAAAATGAAAGGAACGCTTAACATTATTGTACACTATCTTCTAACTCACCTGGTTAACAGTGTCTTTAAGTCTAACATTGGTATTTTTCAGGTCAGCTGTTGCCTTGTCCACCTGCAAAGGTGCAACAAACAGTTCATATAAACTCAAAAATTCAGCAGACTGACACTGAAGAAAGTATAAGGGATATCGTAATGCTTCTTACCTTTGTATCAATCTCATCCATCAAAGGGACTTGCCTATCAAACTCCTGCAGATTATAGATACAATCTTATCAAACATGTGACTCTTGAAAACAAGGTGACAGTTCCACCCAACTGAACTGACTAGTGCAACTCCCAACCGCCACAACCACAAGGACATAAAAGAAATGGGCTCAAACAAGAAAGTCCTTGAAGAAAAGAAAGTACCTCATTCATGTCATGAGCCATGTTTTTCAGAGTATCCAGCCCGTCTGAAATCATATCCAAACCTTGATCCTGGGCAATTATCAAAACAGACACataatatcaaaatcaaaagCTAAAGAGATCAAGAAACTGCACCTCCAAAGAAAACTGCCAGTGGATAAGGGCAAAACTAATATTAACTTGCCTGCTTCACTCTACGCATTTCATACTCTTGCCTAAATTGACTTGATGCTTCAGTTTCTTGAAAATATTCATTATCAAACTGACCACCTGTTTAAAAAATGGAAGTACGTAAGTTAAGtagaataataaaattaaagccTTTCAACTCATGAAAAGATACAACGAAATAGATGTTCATACATTGTGGACTTGCACAAAAACAACCCATCTAAACCAGTTAGAAAATCACATGAGATTATCAGATCAAAGAACAAAGATCCAACAACGAATAAATCACCTGAATCAAATTTGATTCCCGTATGGGATGCTGAAGAACCACTCCAGCCTCCAGTTTGTTTGGGAGCAGCAGCAGCTCCATCAGGAATAGCTTGAATTCTATCCGGCAATGCCAGGACCAAATCATTACGGGCAGTAAGCTCTTCTGTTGAGAGCCCTTTAACCTGTCAATAACCAGGTCCAAACTAATCAATTGAATCAAATACTTGCAATCAAAAAACCCTAGTTCTTCAAAGTTGAACGAATTGCAATCACAGGAGCAACAATTATAACTATAAGAACAAAAAGATTACAATACAGACCTTTTTAACAGCCAATCTCTGTAACTTCGGGACCTCCTCTAACAATTTAGCTTTGGTTCGACGAATCTCCGCATTTAAAGCAACTGCAGATGCCTTTTTAGTCTCTTTTGAAGCAATCTCCGCTTTCTGTACATCACATTCAATTCAAAAGTAAAATCACTACTAACACTACcaaaattaaacctaattttCGCCGGAGAAACAAGTATGAGATAAATCTGGATTCAATTTCAAGTGTAGACTAAAATTGACTTCAAATCGGAGTGAAATTTAAAAAGCTACCTGAAGAGCGGACTCGATATCGGCCTCCACGGAAGCATAGAGGCGAGCGAAGGCATCGTCACCGGAGACATTGAGATCTTTTAGCTTTTCGACGTCGTATCGATCATATTTGTTACAGATCGCGTCTACTCTTGTTAAAATTTCGATTACGCTCATTTTTCGGGGGAGTAAGTTACTGGTTTGAGTCGACAAGTCGGCGAAGTAATTTGACCTCCGATTTGTTGAGGTGTTAGCCGGTGACCGTTGCGGTTTAAGATATCTGAGAGAGGAAAGGTAAGCGAACAGCGAACTACACTACCAACCTGTAAGCatcaattattttatcaattatgctTTTCATATTTTCCCCATAGATCAAATTAGTCCTCCATATTTGAAAAGCTGTTGAAAcgtatttaatgttttaaaaacagtttaaataagCCCCTGCTTCTAAGAGCATCAATAATGCATGTCCAATAGTTTCTAGCATTATACACCCATGCATTATAATGTCTTGTACTTTTAACTTTTTACTTATCTAATCTCTCTTTAAAGTGTATTGATACAAGTAAAAAATTCCGAAATCGCCTCTTCGTCTTCGGCTTGCataaagaaaaagtaaaatctAAGGGTCTCAGGCTGTGGAAGCATGAAAGCCACTTCAATGCTTAAGTCAGTGAGGGTTCTTTAATAGATAATCGATGTAATAAGTGTTTAGGGCTTTCAGAACAGTTACCTTTTCGAGCACTTGGGGGAGTGATATTTATAGGCCTGTTGTATGCCTTACTTAGTTTCTCATATCGTGGTTCCCACGATCTTTTATACTTGTATGGCCACGTTTTTTTATATCCACGCGTAGTTGGGTTGGAAGCTTCACATGTGGGCGATATGAGTCAATGGAGACCTTTCTAGTAGTGGTAGAGAGATCTCTACAAATTGGCGAAGTAAGAGTTCATTTTGACCGATGTGACTTCGTGGGAGAGCTATAGTCTTTTAGTGGCGAGCAATAGCTCGCTTGGAGTTCGGACATTATTAAAACAGTATGAGATGTCCCCTAGTTTACCAAGTCAAAGACTTTAAGCGAACCATTCGtcgtttcaaattttaaaatttgaacctGTTTGAATCAAACATTTTTTACGGTTATTCAAAATATAAAGAGCCGCGTCTCTTTGATTTATGGAATAAGTGTCTTGTCGAGAAAGTCAAGAGACGGTATCCAGCATTCAACCATCACATTTATTTTCCTAGTGCAGTGGAGGGACTCTTTGAGAAGGAAGAGGCAAAGGAATAGTTTGAGGAAGAAGAAGTTATTGTGAAGAAATGGAAAAAGTCTAATCCTCCAAAAAGAAACCGCATATTCCTTTGACTGAATATCTCTATTTCTTAGGTGATAATGATCTTACTTGGATTAAGAGTGAGTATGAAATTCTTTCTACGGTTACTCTATGAATCCCTGGGCCAAGATGTGCTTTGATTCAAGATTTGGCGAGCGACGAGCAAGTAATCTTTGTACGAGATTAGGAGGCGTGACTCAAGCTGCCCCTTGAAAAATTTACTCAGTcgttttttagaaattgaagattCCTTTAGCCCAATTTCATCCTAACGGTCATCGGTCTCTGGCCGGTTTTCTTAAGAAGTTCAAAAGGGAGGTAAACTACTACAT
Coding sequences within it:
- the LOC126678189 gene encoding NAC transcription factor 29-like; this encodes MEAKPKSDIHLPPGFRFHPSDEELIVHYLNNKIASNPLPASVVADLDLYKYNPWDLPKKACFGKEEWYFFTPRDRKYPKGARPNRTAASGYWKATGTDKPIVTSGGMSSIGVKKALVFYKGRPPKGIKTNWIMHEYRSLDSDSTWHAKKTDSMRLDDWVLCRVRQKSCFTKSTWEDQNDDPSSESPTAANYFPEQNQMIKTYDYPMLPYIFASQDFTYIDKASSSDKNNNLQFSLACFDNMFNPQKRKHKSCILPTKKIIKGAVTTIESGGTRLDEMVSNSHVEWNSLMQYQQLHHLAFTGSE
- the LOC126678190 gene encoding syntaxin-71-like, which translates into the protein MSVIEILTRVDAICNKYDRYDVEKLKDLNVSGDDAFARLYASVEADIESALQKAEIASKETKKASAVALNAEIRRTKAKLLEEVPKLQRLAVKKVKGLSTEELTARNDLVLALPDRIQAIPDGAAAAPKQTGGWSGSSASHTGIKFDSGGQFDNEYFQETEASSQFRQEYEMRRVKQDQGLDMISDGLDTLKNMAHDMNEEFDRQVPLMDEIDTKVDKATADLKNTNVRLKDTVNQLRSSRNFCIDIILLCVILGIAAYLYNVLKK